A genomic stretch from Marinimicrobium sp. C6131 includes:
- a CDS encoding sulfite exporter TauE/SafE family protein — MSAFLNEWLPTLVAMLATGALAGVLAGLLGVGGGIVIVPVLYFVLQGLGIDPDVAIRVATGTSLLVIVPTSVSSVRSHHRRGNVDWALIKRWWPFMVLGVIAGSATALVVNGQVISGVFGVIALLVAANMLFRPKAPPVSESLPGLPGQGVMAGAIGYFSVMIGIGGGTLGVPMLAACNVAPHRAVGTASFFGLLIALPGATAMLLAQTPAGAPAGMVGLVNLAGFAAIVPLTVLLAPIGTWLGSKLNALWLKRVFAIFLCISGARMLMQTMGV, encoded by the coding sequence ATGAGTGCGTTTCTCAATGAATGGTTGCCGACTCTTGTGGCCATGCTGGCCACCGGAGCGCTTGCCGGGGTGCTCGCCGGTCTTCTCGGGGTGGGTGGCGGCATCGTCATCGTGCCAGTGCTGTATTTCGTGTTGCAGGGGCTGGGCATTGACCCCGATGTAGCCATTCGCGTGGCGACCGGGACTTCCTTGTTGGTCATCGTTCCCACTAGTGTGTCCTCGGTTCGCTCCCACCATCGGCGGGGCAATGTCGACTGGGCGCTGATCAAGCGCTGGTGGCCTTTTATGGTGCTCGGTGTCATTGCCGGGAGCGCCACGGCCCTGGTGGTCAATGGCCAGGTCATCAGCGGTGTGTTTGGCGTTATCGCCCTCCTGGTGGCCGCCAATATGCTCTTTCGCCCCAAGGCACCGCCAGTGTCCGAGTCGCTTCCCGGCCTGCCGGGGCAGGGGGTAATGGCCGGCGCCATCGGCTACTTCTCGGTGATGATCGGTATCGGTGGGGGCACCCTGGGCGTACCCATGCTCGCCGCCTGCAACGTCGCCCCGCACCGCGCCGTGGGCACCGCCTCCTTCTTCGGCCTTCTGATCGCCCTGCCGGGCGCCACCGCCATGCTGCTGGCCCAGACGCCCGCGGGTGCCCCCGCCGGCATGGTCGGACTGGTCAACCTTGCCGGTTTTGCCGCGATTGTACCCTTAACGGTCCTGCTTGCGCCGATCGGTACCTGGTTGGGCTCCAAACTGAACGCGCTTTGGCTCAAACGCGTGTTCGCTATCTTTCTGTGCATCAGTGGCGCACGCATGCTGATGCAGACTATGGGAGTGTGA
- a CDS encoding ATP-grasp domain-containing protein has translation MRFASFDVFRTLGFPDTRHFKPDHLFRHQSELSAAEWVLFPEYWQVNALIYGMGCRVFPSQASYLLGHNKIEMTRAFQAVAPAHAPVTHIRANTPDNAHELWQEMTHPFVAKLPKSSMGEGVWLIEEREQWREYLERTDTLYVQEWLPIDRDVRVVVVGDQVLAAYWRLQSGFSFHNNVARGGSVDYSPVPAVVTDLALTVARKLGVDHAGFDIALVGDHPYLLEFNRLFGNQGIPGGGQRLREAILGYLDRQSVQNDDPNRPPEPVAA, from the coding sequence ATGCGTTTCGCCAGTTTCGATGTGTTTCGCACCCTGGGGTTTCCCGATACCCGCCATTTCAAACCCGATCACCTGTTCCGTCATCAGTCCGAGCTGAGCGCGGCCGAGTGGGTACTGTTTCCCGAGTACTGGCAGGTCAATGCGTTGATCTACGGCATGGGTTGCCGGGTATTTCCCAGCCAGGCCAGCTATCTGCTGGGGCACAACAAAATTGAAATGACCCGGGCGTTTCAGGCCGTGGCACCGGCTCATGCACCGGTGACCCACATTCGCGCGAATACGCCGGACAATGCCCATGAGTTGTGGCAGGAGATGACCCACCCGTTCGTCGCCAAGCTCCCCAAAAGCAGTATGGGGGAGGGCGTGTGGTTGATCGAGGAACGGGAGCAGTGGCGCGAGTACCTTGAGCGAACCGACACCCTCTATGTGCAGGAGTGGCTGCCCATCGATCGGGATGTGCGGGTGGTGGTTGTGGGGGATCAGGTGCTGGCGGCCTACTGGCGGCTGCAATCCGGGTTCAGCTTCCATAACAATGTGGCCCGTGGTGGAAGCGTGGATTACAGCCCCGTGCCGGCGGTGGTGACCGATCTGGCGTTGACGGTGGCCCGCAAGCTGGGGGTGGATCACGCCGGGTTTGATATCGCTCTGGTGGGCGATCATCCCTACCTGCTGGAATTCAACCGCCTGTTCGGCAACCAGGGCATTCCGGGCGGTGGCCAGCGTCTGCGCGAGGCAATACTGGGTTACCTGGATCGTCAATCCGTCCAGAATGATGATCCCAACCGTCCACCCGAGCCGGTAGCGGCCTGA
- a CDS encoding pyridoxal-phosphate-dependent aminotransferase family protein, with protein MSETLQPASNLMRPFSPPPRLLMGPGPITVDPRVLRAMSAQLVGQYDPAMTRCMNETMALYRAVFETDNEWTFLVDGTSRAGIEAVLVSLLEPGDRVLVPIFGRFGHLLTEIAERCGAEVHTLEKEWGQVFTPEEIETAIREVRPKVLAVVQGDTSTTMLQPLEALGAICREHGVLFYSDATASIGGNPFRTDDWGLDAVSVGLQKCLCGPSGSAPLTLSPRAVDIIRRRKHVEAGIRSEHHRDGQGPRIPSNYFDLGMIMDYWGEERLNHHTEATTMLYGARECARILLEEGVEVAIERHRIHGRAMAEGLAAMNLTLFGDQANKMHNVVGVYIPGGIPGELVRQAMLNDFGIEIGTSFGPLRGKIWRIGTMGYNARKDAVLQTLASLEAVLRRCRHSLTAGAGTDCALEIYTEEGL; from the coding sequence ATGTCCGAAACGCTTCAACCCGCCTCCAATCTGATGCGGCCCTTCTCTCCCCCCCCCCGCCTGTTGATGGGCCCGGGCCCGATTACCGTGGACCCGCGGGTGCTGCGCGCCATGTCCGCGCAGTTGGTGGGCCAGTACGATCCGGCCATGACCCGGTGCATGAATGAGACCATGGCCCTGTACCGGGCGGTGTTCGAGACCGATAATGAATGGACCTTTCTGGTGGACGGCACCTCGCGGGCGGGCATCGAAGCGGTGCTGGTGTCGTTGCTCGAGCCCGGGGACAGAGTGTTGGTGCCCATCTTTGGCCGCTTCGGTCACCTGCTCACCGAGATTGCCGAGCGTTGTGGGGCCGAGGTGCACACCCTTGAGAAGGAGTGGGGCCAGGTTTTTACCCCGGAGGAGATTGAAACCGCCATCCGCGAAGTACGGCCCAAAGTGCTCGCCGTGGTGCAGGGCGATACCTCCACCACAATGCTGCAGCCGTTGGAAGCGCTGGGCGCGATTTGTCGCGAGCACGGAGTTCTGTTCTATTCCGACGCTACCGCCTCCATTGGCGGTAACCCCTTCCGCACCGATGACTGGGGCCTGGATGCGGTATCGGTAGGCCTGCAAAAATGCCTCTGCGGACCGTCGGGCAGCGCGCCCCTGACGCTGAGTCCAAGAGCCGTGGACATCATTCGCCGCCGCAAACATGTGGAGGCGGGGATTCGCAGCGAACACCACAGGGACGGTCAAGGTCCGCGCATTCCCTCCAACTATTTCGATCTGGGCATGATCATGGATTACTGGGGAGAAGAGCGACTCAACCACCACACCGAAGCCACCACCATGCTCTACGGCGCCCGGGAGTGCGCCCGCATTCTGCTGGAAGAGGGCGTCGAGGTGGCCATTGAGCGCCACCGCATTCACGGTCGCGCCATGGCCGAGGGGCTGGCTGCTATGAATCTCACACTGTTTGGCGATCAGGCGAACAAAATGCACAACGTCGTGGGTGTTTATATCCCCGGTGGTATTCCTGGAGAGTTGGTACGGCAGGCCATGCTGAACGACTTCGGTATTGAAATCGGTACCTCTTTTGGCCCTCTGCGCGGCAAAATCTGGCGCATTGGCACCATGGGCTATAACGCTCGTAAAGACGCCGTACTGCAGACTCTGGCTTCGCTGGAAGCGGTGCTTCGCCGGTGTAGGCACTCACTTACCGCTGGTGCCGGAACCGATTGTGCGCTGGAAATATACACCGAGGAGGGCTTATGA
- a CDS encoding lytic polysaccharide monooxygenase yields the protein MKTQWFNHLTKAFSVGCLTLAAAAAPQWANAHGTITAPESRIWNCKEQGQNPSSAACAAAIAESGTQQIYDWNGIRQGAADGDHQSVVPDGQLCSGGDPGTFGGMDLARADWEATPVSGSQTFTWYNSAPHKSLYYRYYITKEGYDPTQPLAWSDLEYLMETDPKPGETYPSHTVSLPNRTGKHVVYAIWQRSDSPEAFYACVDVEFSGGSSSSSSSSSSSSSSSSSSDSGNTCVGIPNWDSETVYLANDQVRYNDNRYEAKWWTQGQVPADNSSEWAVWIDQGGCTE from the coding sequence ATGAAGACTCAGTGGTTTAACCATCTCACCAAAGCATTCAGCGTCGGGTGCCTGACTCTCGCGGCGGCGGCCGCCCCCCAGTGGGCCAATGCCCACGGGACCATCACCGCTCCAGAAAGCCGGATCTGGAACTGTAAGGAGCAGGGCCAGAACCCGAGCTCCGCCGCCTGCGCGGCCGCCATTGCCGAAAGCGGCACCCAGCAGATTTATGACTGGAACGGGATTCGCCAGGGTGCGGCCGATGGCGACCATCAGTCGGTCGTGCCCGATGGGCAACTGTGCAGCGGCGGCGACCCCGGCACCTTCGGCGGCATGGATCTGGCGCGTGCCGACTGGGAGGCCACGCCCGTGTCCGGCTCCCAGACCTTCACCTGGTATAACTCGGCGCCGCACAAGTCGCTGTACTATCGCTACTACATCACCAAAGAGGGGTACGATCCCACCCAGCCGCTGGCCTGGAGTGACCTGGAATATCTGATGGAAACCGACCCCAAGCCGGGTGAGACGTACCCGAGCCACACCGTCAGCCTGCCCAACCGCACCGGCAAGCATGTGGTGTACGCCATCTGGCAGCGCTCCGACAGCCCGGAGGCCTTCTACGCCTGTGTGGATGTGGAGTTCAGTGGCGGCAGCTCGAGCAGCTCCAGTTCTTCGAGCTCATCGTCCAGCAGTTCCAGCTCTTCCGACAGCGGTAATACCTGTGTCGGTATTCCCAACTGGGATTCGGAAACCGTCTACCTGGCAAACGATCAGGTGCGTTACAACGACAACCGTTATGAAGCCAAGTGGTGGACCCAGGGACAAGTACCGGCGGACAACAGCTCTGAATGGGCGGTCTGGATCGACCAGGGGGGTTGTACCGAGTAA
- a CDS encoding alpha/beta fold hydrolase: MTIESFIDRPDGRRLRLLEQGEPDAPAWMYLHGLPGAADEAWLPEPLAGRVRLLSFDRPGFGGSTPCPDYTLAMLADDISAIADARSVSTIRLLGFSAGGLFALACAGRIGARVARVVSVGAPALHWLNDPDREAAELTAGAWQGARDNPEQLAESLTALTGNGPTLQDAMRSSLSAEDLAVLDQSDTKHRFAQTMAQATRHGAVTSASALARELQLMVSPRGYELGTLPASVCFLHGDSDQLLTVRHLEAFHRSFPQSEAVVLPGQGHYSPLLGPGAPTLWADWMLNEVRE, translated from the coding sequence TTGACGATCGAGAGCTTTATCGACCGACCGGATGGGCGACGGCTGCGTCTGCTGGAACAGGGGGAACCCGACGCGCCGGCATGGATGTACTTGCACGGGCTGCCGGGGGCCGCGGATGAGGCCTGGTTGCCCGAGCCCCTGGCGGGGCGGGTGCGTCTGTTGTCTTTTGATCGACCGGGCTTCGGGGGTTCCACGCCCTGTCCCGACTATACCCTGGCCATGCTGGCCGACGATATCAGCGCGATCGCCGATGCCCGATCCGTATCGACAATCCGCTTGTTGGGTTTTTCGGCGGGTGGTCTGTTTGCTCTTGCCTGCGCCGGGCGGATCGGAGCGCGGGTTGCCCGGGTGGTGTCGGTCGGTGCCCCGGCGCTTCACTGGCTGAACGATCCCGATCGGGAGGCGGCGGAACTGACCGCCGGTGCCTGGCAGGGCGCCCGGGACAATCCGGAGCAGCTCGCCGAGTCTCTCACCGCGCTGACCGGTAATGGGCCGACCTTGCAGGACGCGATGCGCAGCAGTCTGTCAGCGGAAGATCTTGCGGTCCTGGATCAGTCCGACACAAAGCACCGGTTCGCGCAGACCATGGCACAAGCCACCCGACACGGGGCCGTCACATCGGCGTCGGCCCTTGCCCGTGAGTTGCAGTTGATGGTGTCGCCCCGGGGCTACGAGCTCGGAACGCTGCCGGCCTCGGTGTGTTTTCTTCATGGCGACAGTGATCAGCTGTTGACGGTGCGTCATCTGGAGGCTTTCCATCGAAGCTTCCCGCAGAGCGAGGCTGTTGTCTTGCCGGGGCAGGGGCATTACTCCCCTTTGTTGGGGCCCGGCGCGCCGACTTTATGGGCCGACTGGATGCTCAACGAAGTCCGGGAATAA
- a CDS encoding amidase, with protein sequence MDPCAYTWRPEKRAVFTVGGGPLSGLRLAVKDLFHVAGLPTGAGNPDWLASHPLPTRTAPVVARLLDAGAELVGKTLTDELAYSLNGQNIHYGTPMNPKAKNRLPGGSSSGSAVVVAAGEADIGLGTDTGGSIRVPASYNGLFGLRPTHGELSLEETVPLAPRFDTAGWMTNTLALLKRVGEVLLPEDMPSRTASGPITLAVLVPEQGDQPLWSEEHDAWLQSLGTSAVILRRIDVNGDWFNHASECFRTLQGREIWRTHGRWITECKPVFAPDIQARLQWSRGLTEADELAAERDRVQLCATIASWFEGVEAVLMPTTPGPAPRLDAASDRIAVYRSQLMSLTAPAGLCSLPQLHLPVLSRDGAPMGVSLLGAHRHDKVLLELAHTLTEIRS encoded by the coding sequence ATGGACCCGTGTGCATATACCTGGCGGCCCGAAAAACGGGCCGTCTTCACCGTCGGCGGCGGCCCTCTGTCGGGGCTGCGGCTGGCGGTCAAGGACCTGTTCCATGTCGCCGGTCTGCCCACGGGCGCCGGCAACCCGGACTGGCTCGCCAGCCATCCGTTGCCCACCCGCACCGCACCGGTGGTCGCGCGACTGTTGGACGCTGGCGCCGAACTGGTGGGCAAAACCCTGACCGATGAGCTGGCTTACAGCCTCAATGGTCAGAACATTCATTACGGCACGCCCATGAACCCAAAAGCCAAGAATCGCCTGCCCGGCGGCTCCAGTTCCGGTTCAGCCGTGGTGGTGGCCGCTGGCGAGGCGGATATCGGCCTGGGCACCGACACGGGGGGGTCCATCCGTGTGCCCGCGAGCTACAACGGCCTGTTCGGTCTGAGGCCCACCCACGGCGAGCTGAGTCTGGAGGAGACCGTGCCACTGGCCCCGCGCTTCGACACCGCGGGCTGGATGACGAACACCCTTGCCTTGCTCAAACGGGTCGGTGAGGTTTTGTTGCCGGAGGATATGCCGAGCCGAACCGCCAGCGGCCCGATCACGCTGGCGGTACTGGTGCCGGAGCAGGGCGATCAACCGCTCTGGAGCGAAGAGCATGATGCCTGGCTTCAGTCCCTCGGCACTTCGGCGGTGATTCTTCGGCGAATTGACGTGAACGGGGATTGGTTCAACCACGCCAGCGAGTGTTTCCGAACCCTGCAGGGGCGGGAAATCTGGCGTACCCACGGCCGCTGGATCACCGAGTGCAAACCGGTGTTCGCCCCGGACATACAGGCGCGTCTGCAATGGAGCCGGGGTTTGACCGAGGCCGATGAGCTCGCCGCCGAGCGCGACCGGGTACAACTGTGCGCCACCATCGCCAGTTGGTTTGAAGGCGTGGAGGCGGTGCTGATGCCCACCACGCCCGGGCCCGCTCCAAGGCTTGACGCCGCCAGTGACCGGATCGCGGTCTATCGCAGCCAATTGATGAGCCTGACGGCCCCGGCGGGGCTGTGCAGTCTGCCGCAGTTGCACCTGCCGGTGCTCTCCCGCGACGGGGCGCCCATGGGCGTTTCTCTGCTGGGCGCGCACCGGCACGACAAGGTGCTGCTCGAACTGGCACACACCCTGACGGAGATCCGCTCATGA
- a CDS encoding helix-turn-helix transcriptional regulator: MPSAKPTAPDLFESLYDGAMNPERWPRFLGQLAARFNGGTASLRITDIEKPMVYTSFTQGFDPEANRRYMEESVAVDLFRDALSAAPLGTTLASHEIVSDREFERSAHYQAVFRPNGNFYAMGAQFERQASRAAHIGVHRPRSAGPFSRSERRELDVFYPHLKRAARMMQLLGEFEVALGQARAALDCLPYGVWLVDRQRRCQWLNAVAEEAIQTNVYGLGMANERLQLRNAMEESRWRSVCDRVSRGEISADVLPIGQTGATLVAMQYRRPCARALMGPEQEALLVFLLDPERPVKPNAQRLRTLYGLTQAEIRLLGELLRGYELSEISTSLSLSIHTVRAQLKSVMRKVGVTRQVQLIRKLLMVCAALPSDGEPL; this comes from the coding sequence GTGCCCTCTGCCAAGCCCACAGCCCCGGACTTGTTTGAAAGCCTCTATGACGGCGCGATGAACCCGGAGCGGTGGCCCCGGTTTCTCGGTCAATTGGCCGCCCGGTTCAATGGTGGGACCGCCTCCCTGCGTATCACCGATATCGAAAAGCCAATGGTGTACACCTCTTTCACCCAGGGGTTCGATCCCGAAGCCAATCGCCGCTACATGGAAGAATCCGTGGCGGTCGACCTGTTTCGGGACGCGCTGTCGGCGGCGCCGTTGGGCACCACGCTGGCCAGTCACGAGATTGTTTCCGATCGCGAGTTTGAGCGCAGCGCTCACTACCAGGCGGTGTTCCGTCCCAACGGTAACTTTTATGCCATGGGCGCCCAGTTCGAGCGTCAGGCGTCCCGGGCCGCGCATATCGGCGTTCATCGTCCCCGTAGTGCCGGACCTTTTTCCCGCTCGGAGCGGCGCGAGCTGGATGTTTTTTATCCCCACCTGAAACGCGCCGCCCGCATGATGCAATTATTGGGGGAGTTTGAAGTCGCGCTGGGGCAGGCGAGAGCCGCGCTGGATTGTCTGCCTTATGGTGTGTGGCTGGTAGATCGACAGCGACGCTGTCAGTGGCTCAATGCCGTGGCTGAAGAGGCCATCCAGACGAATGTCTATGGCCTTGGAATGGCGAATGAACGCCTGCAGTTGCGCAATGCCATGGAAGAGTCCCGGTGGCGATCCGTCTGTGATCGGGTGAGCCGTGGCGAAATCAGCGCCGATGTGCTCCCCATTGGGCAAACCGGCGCGACGTTGGTGGCCATGCAGTACCGCCGGCCTTGCGCCCGGGCCCTCATGGGTCCCGAGCAGGAGGCGCTGCTGGTGTTTCTGCTGGACCCGGAGCGGCCGGTCAAACCCAACGCGCAGCGGCTTCGCACACTCTATGGCCTGACCCAGGCGGAAATTCGTCTGCTGGGGGAACTGTTGCGAGGCTATGAACTGTCCGAAATCAGCACCAGCCTGAGTCTGTCCATTCATACCGTGCGGGCGCAGTTGAAATCGGTCATGCGCAAAGTCGGCGTCACCCGCCAGGTGCAATTGATCCGCAAGCTGTTGATGGTGTGCGCGGCCCTGCCATCGGATGGGGAGCCGCTTTGA
- a CDS encoding gamma-glutamyltransferase family protein — protein sequence MTEVAFSAPHREAANIGLKVLEDGGNAVDAMIAGAAAISVLYPHMNSLAGDGFWLIHEPGHAPRAIDACGTAAERASIDYYREQGLEAIPPRGAPSTLTMAGTLSGWQRARELIGETRHLKPLKELLAPAATLAREGVRVTESLAAASRKVSTELQAEAEYQWLFTRKGAPLKVGDTLRNPELGDFLDRLARQGLKSFYRGEIAGELAAALEAAGSPLRLSDFENYHAKLVRPLSVTTRFGECYNLPAPTQGLASLIILALYDRLYRDDWSEAQKIHTLVEATKQAFLIRDREITDPRYMRQLGQRWLANQTLNELAGRVGDTASPWPRVAEQGDTVWMGCVDRRGTMVSFIQSLYWEFGSGVVIPGTGLVWNNRGLSFRLDPDHHNALRPGARPLHTLNPALALFNDGRRMAYGTMGGEGQPQTQAALLTRYWYDGLPLDEAINRGRWLLGRTWGETDDALKLEADLADWVGDELARMGHRTRTVPSHSEMMGHAGAVVALNGGLVNAASDPRSDGAGLVGRSAR from the coding sequence ATGACTGAAGTGGCGTTCAGCGCTCCCCACCGCGAGGCGGCAAATATCGGCCTGAAAGTGTTGGAAGACGGCGGCAACGCGGTGGATGCCATGATCGCGGGGGCCGCCGCCATCAGTGTGCTCTACCCCCATATGAACAGCCTGGCTGGCGATGGCTTCTGGTTGATTCATGAACCGGGCCACGCCCCCCGGGCCATCGACGCCTGTGGTACCGCCGCCGAACGGGCCAGCATTGATTACTACCGGGAACAGGGGCTGGAGGCCATACCTCCGCGCGGGGCTCCGTCGACCCTGACCATGGCCGGTACCCTGTCCGGCTGGCAGCGGGCTCGGGAGCTGATCGGCGAAACCCGCCACCTGAAGCCGCTGAAAGAGTTGCTGGCGCCGGCCGCCACTCTGGCGCGTGAGGGCGTTCGGGTCACCGAGTCTCTGGCCGCCGCCAGCCGCAAGGTGTCGACCGAACTTCAGGCGGAAGCCGAATACCAGTGGCTCTTTACCCGAAAGGGAGCGCCGCTCAAGGTGGGTGATACGCTGCGCAACCCGGAGCTGGGGGACTTTCTCGACCGCCTCGCCCGCCAGGGACTGAAAAGCTTTTATCGGGGCGAGATCGCCGGGGAACTCGCGGCCGCGCTGGAAGCGGCGGGCAGTCCGTTGCGCCTGTCGGATTTCGAGAACTACCACGCCAAGCTGGTGAGGCCGCTGTCGGTCACCACCCGCTTCGGCGAATGTTACAACCTGCCGGCACCCACCCAGGGGTTGGCCTCGCTGATCATCCTGGCGCTCTACGACCGCCTCTATCGCGACGACTGGTCGGAAGCCCAAAAGATTCACACCCTGGTGGAGGCCACCAAGCAGGCCTTCCTGATCCGGGATCGGGAAATTACCGACCCGCGCTACATGCGCCAGCTCGGCCAACGGTGGCTGGCGAACCAGACGTTGAACGAGTTGGCGGGACGCGTTGGCGATACCGCCTCGCCCTGGCCCCGGGTCGCCGAGCAAGGTGACACCGTCTGGATGGGCTGCGTGGATCGGCGCGGCACCATGGTCAGTTTTATCCAGAGCCTCTACTGGGAGTTCGGCTCCGGTGTGGTGATTCCCGGCACCGGCCTGGTGTGGAACAACCGGGGCCTGAGTTTCCGGCTGGACCCGGACCACCACAATGCCCTGCGCCCTGGCGCTCGCCCTCTGCACACGCTCAACCCTGCGTTGGCCCTGTTCAACGACGGCCGACGCATGGCCTACGGCACCATGGGCGGGGAAGGCCAGCCGCAGACCCAAGCGGCGCTGCTGACCCGCTACTGGTACGACGGCCTGCCCCTGGACGAAGCCATCAATCGTGGTCGCTGGCTGCTGGGCAGAACCTGGGGCGAGACCGATGACGCCCTCAAACTGGAAGCCGACCTGGCGGACTGGGTGGGTGATGAGTTGGCCCGTATGGGGCACCGAACCCGCACCGTGCCGTCACACAGTGAAATGATGGGACACGCTGGCGCAGTGGTCGCGCTAAATGGCGGTTTGGTCAACGCCGCCAGCGATCCGCGCAGCGACGGCGCCGGCCTGGTAGGGAGGTCCGCGCGATGA
- a CDS encoding flavin reductase family protein, whose translation MTSSLYFDRSTIDQMEQRYRAQFINSLAGFKSANLVGTVDRDGHTNLAIVNSVIHLGANPPLMGMVTRPRTVERHSVENILATGYYTLNQVHGGMIRPAHQTSARYARGQSEFDATGLTPGFREGHPAPYVEESRLKIGLKLLECKHLAFNNTDFIVGEIVAVHVEPNVIQPDGYVDIEALDAVTISGLDSYHRTERLERLAYAKPDQPPRALDD comes from the coding sequence ATGACCTCTTCCCTGTACTTTGACCGTTCGACCATCGACCAGATGGAGCAGCGCTACCGCGCGCAATTCATCAACTCCCTGGCGGGCTTCAAGAGCGCCAATCTGGTCGGCACCGTGGATCGGGACGGCCACACCAACCTGGCGATCGTCAACTCGGTCATTCACCTGGGGGCCAACCCACCGCTGATGGGTATGGTGACGCGCCCGCGCACGGTGGAACGGCACAGCGTTGAAAATATTCTGGCCACCGGTTACTACACCCTGAATCAGGTGCACGGCGGCATGATCCGCCCGGCCCATCAGACCTCGGCGCGCTACGCACGGGGTCAATCCGAATTCGATGCCACAGGCCTCACGCCCGGCTTCCGCGAAGGTCATCCCGCGCCCTATGTGGAGGAAAGCCGCCTGAAAATCGGACTGAAGTTGCTGGAGTGCAAACACCTGGCCTTCAATAACACCGATTTTATCGTCGGTGAAATCGTCGCGGTGCATGTGGAGCCGAATGTGATTCAACCGGACGGCTATGTGGATATCGAAGCGTTGGACGCGGTCACCATTTCCGGGCTGGACAGCTACCACCGCACCGAACGGCTGGAACGGCTGGCCTACGCCAAGCCCGATCAGCCGCCGCGCGCGCTGGACGACTGA
- a CDS encoding allantoate amidohydrolase encodes MSVDLNLSEEALAEPAARLMTRCDELAGISSDPDCLSRFYLTPEHRKANDQVAGWMRAAGLETWEDAAGNLWGRYAAAEPAATQALIVGSHLDTVPNAGRYDGMLGVLTALSAVEQLRAAKVRLPFHIDIVGFGDEEGARFGTTLLGSRAVAGTWQDSWWELTDAEGVSLRSAFERFGLNPAKIGEATRSSQGLLGYLELHIEQGPVLEQRDEPLGVVTAIAGARRFDIELIGHAGHAGTVPMNMRRDALVGAAEFILVAERVAREVGVVATVGRCEVLPGGVNVIPGAVNLSLDIRSADDRLRDHALTIIRDQLKHIETLRELSSQWREIHNAPSVDCAEWWQQLQCSVLSDLNLKALRLMSGAGHDAMAMAEITDCAMYFLRCKGGISHHPDESIAQADLIPAIATLVQTLLRLGRSG; translated from the coding sequence ATGAGCGTCGATCTGAATCTCTCGGAAGAGGCTCTGGCCGAGCCGGCCGCTCGCCTGATGACCCGCTGTGACGAATTGGCTGGCATCAGTTCGGATCCCGACTGCCTAAGCCGTTTTTATCTGACGCCTGAACACCGCAAGGCCAACGATCAGGTGGCGGGATGGATGAGAGCAGCGGGTCTGGAGACCTGGGAGGATGCCGCCGGCAATCTGTGGGGTCGCTACGCCGCCGCCGAGCCGGCTGCGACCCAAGCGTTGATTGTGGGTTCCCATCTGGACACCGTGCCCAATGCCGGTCGCTACGACGGTATGCTGGGAGTGCTGACTGCACTTTCCGCCGTCGAGCAGTTGCGAGCGGCCAAGGTACGGCTGCCTTTCCATATTGATATTGTCGGTTTTGGTGATGAGGAAGGGGCGCGTTTTGGCACCACCTTGTTGGGTAGCCGTGCCGTCGCCGGCACTTGGCAGGATTCTTGGTGGGAGTTGACTGACGCAGAAGGCGTCTCTCTGCGCTCGGCCTTTGAACGGTTCGGTTTGAACCCGGCGAAAATTGGTGAGGCAACCCGCTCGTCGCAGGGTTTACTGGGCTATCTGGAGCTCCACATCGAACAGGGGCCGGTGCTTGAACAACGGGACGAACCCTTGGGGGTGGTCACAGCCATCGCTGGTGCTCGCCGTTTTGATATTGAACTGATTGGTCATGCAGGTCACGCAGGCACCGTGCCAATGAATATGCGGCGTGATGCTTTGGTTGGTGCGGCAGAATTTATTCTTGTAGCCGAGAGAGTGGCCCGGGAGGTGGGGGTTGTTGCCACTGTGGGACGGTGTGAGGTGTTACCCGGTGGTGTCAATGTTATTCCTGGCGCAGTGAACCTGTCATTGGATATCCGCTCCGCAGATGATCGCCTTCGCGATCACGCGTTGACGATCATTCGCGACCAATTAAAGCATATTGAAACGCTCCGGGAGTTGAGCTCTCAGTGGCGGGAAATCCATAATGCTCCTTCAGTTGACTGTGCTGAGTGGTGGCAACAATTACAGTGCTCCGTGCTGTCAGACCTCAATCTTAAGGCGTTGCGTTTGATGAGTGGGGCGGGGCACGATGCAATGGCCATGGCGGAAATTACTGATTGCGCGATGTATTTTCTGCGCTGCAAAGGTGGTATCAGTCATCATCCAGACGAGTCCATTGCGCAAGCGGATCTGATTCCCGCAATAGCAACTCTGGTCCAAACACTACTTCGCTTGGGAAGATCGGGATGA